In Providencia hangzhouensis, the DNA window CATCTTCATGAAAGCCATAAAAAGGGGTTAAATCAAAACCGCCACCAAACCACCAAACAGGCTCGCAACCTTCTTTTTCAGCAATAAAGAAACGGACATTAGCATGGGTTGTCGGAATGTAAGGATTTAGAGGGTGAATGACGAGAGAGACGCCCATTGCTTGATAGCTACGACCAGCAAGTTCAGGGCGATGGGCTGAAGCAGATGCAGGTAATTTTTCTCCTTTAATATGAGAGAAATTAACCCCAGCTTGTTCAAATAATGCCCCTTTGGTTAATACTCGGCTACGACCCCCACCACCTTCAGAGCGTTCCCATGTTTGTTCTAGAAAAGTTTCCTTACCATCTAGCTCAGTGATTTTTTGACAAATAGCCTCTTGCAAGCTTTGCAAATAGGTTTTTACACGTTCAATATCTGGGTAATTCATTGTTTTATAATAGAACCATAGGTAAAAAATAATGGTTAAAGTATACCCTTTTGCTCGAAGAAAGGCATATTGAATATTGATTGTGTGGCAAAAGCAGAGATAATGGCAGAAAGATTAGTTTAAGCAGGCAAATGAGATGGAAATACGAGTCTTTCGACAAAGTGATTATGAAGACGTCCTGACATTATGGGAGCGTTGTTCTCTTAATGAATTTTCAGGGGATCCTGAACTCGATATTGAACGCAAATTACAGTGTGGAGCAGACTTATTTCTAGTGGCTGAAGTTGCCGGGGAAGTCGTTGGCACTATTATGGGGGGATATGATGGCATTCGTGGTACTGCTGTTTACCTTGCCGTTCACCCTGAATACCGTGGCCGTGGTATTGCGAATGCATTAGTGAGTAGACTAGAAAAAAAGCTGATCGCCAGAGGCTGCGGAAGAATCGAGCTGTTAGTGAGTGAAGAATCTGATGCTGCTATCTGTATGTTTGAAAAAATGTTGTATGAAGAAGAACAACCTGAACGTTTAATTTATTCGAAAAAATTAACGCACGAAACGGATTTTTAAGTTAATTGACTATTTATTTAACTATTCATGGGAATGTTTTGATAAATAGATTGTCACAATATGCATTATGCGACTCATAAAAGAGGATGATATGTCCCAACATGCAAAGTTGAATAGAAATAATGGATTATCGCCGTTGTTGAAGGCTTCTCTACTCTGTGGAACAGTTCTGTTATCAGGGTGTGCGGGTGTGAAATTCTTTTCGCCATCGACTTGGTTTAGCGGCCCACTGGTGGTTTCTAGCTCAGGACTTGGTCAAGTGACTAGTTTTACACCAATGCAAGCGGATATCATTAAGAAACAACTTGATGACCGCTATACATTACGCAGTGGTATGCAAATGGAAAATGGGGATGTGGTCACAATTTTCCAAGGAATGGATGATAATGAAGTAAAATTAGAAATAGTTGGCCCAGAGCACGGCTATGTATCACGAATTATAGTGAGTGACCCCGATATTGCAACTGAATGGGGGCCAACAGTGGGTACTGAATTTAGTGAAATTTATCAAAAAGCATTCGGTATTTGCGGTCTAGGCGAGCGAGTCAATGACGTTCCAACCATTGAATGTAATTCACCGCAATCAAGTAAAGTGGTTTACCGTTTTACAGGTAAATGGCAAGGGCCCGAAGATTTAATGCCTTCAGATGATGACCTGAAAACATGGAAAATCTCGCAAATTATTTGGCATAAATAATCTCATTTCGTTAATAATATCGCCAGGGCTATCTATACTGGCGATATCTTTCCATTAGTGTTTCTTTTTCCTTGTTTTCAAAGAAATTTACCCTTTCTTAAATTTTCTTTCTTATAATAGACCGGAAACCTATATTCCCTTGCGTTAAAACAAGGTGAACATCATAGCGATAAGATAAGATGTTAAAATCGCTTATATAAAAAATAGATTATATAACATATTCATTTTACGAGGTTTACCGTATGTCTCATTCTCAAAGTGGTATTTTGAAAGAACATAGCCGTTTTGGTATTTTTATTGAAGCGCAAGTGCAAGAGGGATCTCTGGATGAAGTTAAGTCTGGATGTAAAAGCTTTGTCGAGGCTTTAACCAAATTACAAGCGCAATATCCAGATGATCGCCTTGGTGCAGTTATCGCGTTTGGCTCTGATATCTGGAAACAGCTCGGTAAGGCAAATACTGCTCCTGAATTGAAACCATTTCGCACTCTGGGTAAAGGGCTTGCTCCCGCCACTCAACGGGATATGTTTATTCATATTCAATCACTGCGCCACGATATTAATTTTTCTTTAGCACAAGCTGCTTTAAAAGCATTTGGTAAATCTATCTCTGTGGTTGAAGAAATTCATGGCTTCCGTTGGGTAGATGACAGAGATTTAAGTGGTTTTATTGATGGAACAGAGAACCCGCAGGGGGAAGAAATTTCAGAGGTTACATTAATTGAAGACGGTGAAGATAAAGGCGGAAGCTATGTTTTAGTCCAACGCTATGAACACGATTTACGAAAATGGGATCGTTTTTCGGAACATGAACAAGAAAAAATGATTGGCCGTACGAAAAAAGATAGCGTTGAATTAGATGAAGATGCGCGCAATGTCACCTCTCATGTCTCACGCGTGGTGATAGAAGAAGAGGGTGAAGAGCTTTCAGTCATGCGTCACAGCTTGCCATATGGTACAGCAAGCGGCAAACATGGCTTATTCTTTATCGCTTATTGTGCAAGGTTACACAATATTGAACAGCAGTTACTCAGCATGTTTGGTGAAAAAGATGGCAAATACGATGATTTGCTGCGTATGACGAAAGCCGTTTCGGGGAGTTATTACTATGCTCCGTCGATTGAGACATTGACGTCTCTTTGATCAATAAGTTGCCGCAAGGATGCGGCGATTGATAATTATTTATGTAATCTATTATTTTCAATGTATTAATCGGTTTTTTTTAATTCTTTACGAGCTGCAGCAGCAATAAAACCACTACGGCTACCATATTCAGGATTAACCTTCACTAAAGCATCAATACGATGTAATAAACGATGCGGCAAGGTGATATTAATACGCTCAGTACGGCCATCGTATTTATCCATATCGACATCCACAAATAACCATATCCCATGCGCATATTCAGGTTGTATTGGGTTCAATAGCGTTTGCTGAGATTTCGATAATGGGATCTCAAAGCCTTTTTCACTCAATAATTCAAAATGAGCATCAATTGCTGATTTTGCTTCTGCGTAAGCCTCTTCTATATTGCTGCCCGCGAATGTACATCCTTCAATATCAGGAAACCAGCCACTTGCGCTGCCATCATTATCAATTTCAATAAAGGCGGTATAAAGCATTAGGTTATCTCCATTAAAGATAGCGCTCATGCGTGAACGCTTTTCTTATTTAATGTTTTAGTTTCGCAGCCTTCAAAATGTGATTTAGTGTGCCTATCTTTAAATCTTTTTGTGGATGCGGAACAGTAATTACAATTGAAAAATGTGGGTGGGAAAACTGATGGTGACTTCCTTTTATTCTTTCAAGTTTCCAACCGTTTTTTTGCAGTATGTTTATCAGTTCCGAACTTTGCACGATCCCTCCATTTCGTTAACTGATATACACATAATACACACTCTGAAGAGTGCTTACAATATTTAAAGTGTGTATTATGTGTATAAAAAAGAGAGAGGGGGAAAATGTTTAAGGTGTCTTTGCTTCGCTAAACTTAAAAATGAAACGCATTCATATCACTAACTAATTAAAAAATCAGTTAATTTTCCTGCTTATGACGTTCATTTCTTTGTTATTCTAATTTGATATATAAAAAGGTGATTGATAGCTACACAGTTATAACCAAAACATATACAGTGGTTCCAATGTCAGTCATTTGGGTTTAGTTACGAATAGGTGTGGAATGAAAAAATCATTTTTGAAAAAAACAGCACTAGCGAGTTTGGCAACGGTATCATTACTCGGAAGCTCACCATTAGTTGCAGCTGAACTGCTTAATAGCTCTTATGATATTGCCCGTGAATTATTTGTGGCGTTGAACCCTTCATTTGAAAAACAATGGAATGAAGCCCACCCTGACGACAAACTCACAATTAAACAATCACACGCCGGCTCATCAAAGCAAGCTCTGGCTATTTTACAAGGGCTGAAAGCGGATGTGGTGACCTATAACCAAGTCACGGACGTGCAAATTTTGCATGACAAAGGGAATTTGATCCCTGCAGACTGGCAAGCTCGCTTACCAAATAATAGCTCGCCTTATTATTCAACAATGGCGTTTTTAGTTCGTAAAGGAAACCCTAAAGGGATTAAAACGTGGGATGATTTAGTCCGTGAAGATGTTAAATTAATCTTCCCGAACCCAAAAACTTCAGGAAATGGCCGTTATACCTACCTTGCGGCATGGGGCGCTTTTAATCAAGAAAATAAAGATGATAAAGCAAAAACCCGTGAGCAAATGAAACAGTTTCTGAAAAATGTAGAAGTATTTGATACCGGTGGGCGTGGCGCGACGACGTCATTTATTGAACGGGGGCTCGGTGACGTCCTTATTAGTTTTGAATCAGAAGTGAATAATATTCGCTCTCAGTATGGTGAATCAGACTACGAAGTTATTGTACCGCCGGTGGATATCTTAGCGGAATTTCCCGTCGCTTGGGTCGATAAAAATGTACAAAAAAATGGTACTGAAGATGTCGCTAAAGCTTACTTAAATTATCTCTATAGCCCACAGGCCCAAGAAATCATCACTCAGTACAATTATCGAGTGAATGACAAAGCGGTGATGAGTGCGAATAAGGATAAATTCCCAGAAACTCAGTTGTTTACGGTTGAATCACAATTTGAGAGCTGGCCAAAAGTAATGGACGTTCATTTTGCCACCGGTGGGGAATTTGACCAATTAATGGCTGAAGGGCGCCGTTAATGAATCGTTCAGGAAAGCGTTTTTTGCCAGGCTTTGGGCTAACGCTAGGTAGCAGCCTTTTTTATACCTGCTTGATTTTGCTATTACCCATGAGCGCTTTGGTGATCCAATTATCGGAAATGACATGGCAGCAATATTGGGCTGTCATTAGTTACCCGCAAGTGGTTGCCGCGTACAAAGTGACGTTACTGTCTGCATTAGTCGCAAGTTTGTTTAATGCGGTGTTTGGCATGTTATTAGCGTGGATTTTAACGCGTTATCGCTTTCCTGGGCGTTTGTTTTTAGATGGTTTAGTAGATTTACCCTTTGCATTACCTACTGCGGTAGCGGGGCTGACATTGGCAACCCTGTTTGCAACCTCGGGCTGGTATGGGCAATATCTGCACCAGTTTGATATTAAAGTCGTCAATACTTGGCTGGGAATTGCGGTTGCGATGGCTTTTACCAGTATTCCGTTTGTTGTGCGTACGGTTCAACCTGTGTTGGAAGAGCTAGGCCCTGAATACGAAGAAGCTGCTCAAACCCTAGGTGCGAGCCGTTGGCAAACTTTTCGTCGAGTGATACTGCCAGAGCTTTCACCGGCCTTATTAGCCGGAACGGTTTTGTCCTTTACACGGAGTTTAGGCGAGTTTGGTGCCATTATATTTATTGCGGGTAATATTGCGTGGCAAACCGAAGTTGTCTCATTAATGATTTTTAGTCAGCTACAGCAATTTGATTACCCGGCAGCCAGTGCTGTGGCCTCAGTTATTTTAGCGGTTTCATTGTTACTTCTATTTAGTGTTAATTTAGTACAAAGCCGCTTTGGTAAACGGTTGGGGGGCAAGTAATGGCGCAAATTACACCAATTCACACTACTAGCCGTACCCAAATTAACTGGGGGAAATGGCTACTAATTGCGATAGGTTTATTGTTTTCGTTTTTACTATTAGTGATTCCAATTGTTTGGATATTTATTACTGCATTTCAAAAAGGGTTAGATGCCGTTTTACTGAATTTGGCAGACCCAGATATGCTACACGCTATTGGTTTAACAGTATTAATTGCTTTAATTACCGTTCCTGTAAATTTAGTTTTTGGCACCATGATGGCGTGGTTAGTGACACGGTTTCAATTTCCTGGTCGCCAATTATTACTCACCTTGGTAGATATCCCGTTTGCGGTTTCACCTGTTGTTGCGGGTTTGCTGTACTTACTTTTTTATGGCTCGAACAGCTGGTTTGGTGGGTGGCTTGAAGGTTTTGATATCCAGCTAATGTTTTCATGGCCAGGTATGGCGTTAGTGACCATTTTTGTAACGTGTCCATTTGTCGTACGTGAGTTAGTGCCCTTGATGTTAAGCCAAGGTAGCCAAGAAGATGAAGCCGCGGTGTTACTGGGAGCGTCAGGATGGAAGATGTTTTGGCGTGTGACATTGCCCAATATCCGCTGGGCATTATTGTATGGCGTGGTTTTAACTAACGCCCGTGCAATCGGTGAATTTGGTGCGGTTTCGGTGGTTTCAGGAGCTATTCGTGGTGAAACATACACCTTGCCATTGCAAGTTGAATTATTGCATCAGGATTATAATACAGTAGGGGCGTTTACGGCCGCAGGGATCTTAGCACTGCTGGCAATTATCACCTTAATACTTAAAAGCGCATTGCAGTGGCATTTAAGTCGCCAGCAATCTGAATCAGGAGTCCATTAATCATGAGTATTGAAATTGAAAAAATCGGTAAGTTATTTGGTAAAACCCAAGTACTCAGCGATATTTCACTGGATATTGCATCGGGTGAAATGGTTGCCTTATTAGGGCCTTCCGGTTCAGGAAAAACAACCTTATTGCGGATTATTGCTGGGCTTGAACAACAAAGTCAGGGGTTATTGCGCTTTCATGGTCACGATGTTAGTAAAATCCATGCGAAAGATAGGCGTGTTGGCTTTGTATTTCAACACTATGCACTATTTCGCCACATGACAGTGTTTGATAATGTGGCATTTGGTTTAACGGTTTTACCCAGAAAGCAGCGCCCATCAGCTCAGGCTATTAAAGATAAAGTAACAAAATTGCTGGAAATGGTTCAACTCGCCCATCTGGCTTCACGTTACCCCGCGCAACTTTCAGGGGGGCAAAAACAGCGAGTGGCACTGGCAAGGGCTTTAGCCGTTGATCCACAAATTTTATTATTAGATGAACCTTTTGGTGCGCTTGACGCACAAGTGCGTATTGAATTACGCCGTTGGTTACGTCAATTACATGATGAATTAAAATTTACCAGTGTTTTTGTGACTCATGACCAAGAAGAAGCCATGGAAGTTGCAGACAGAGTGGTGGTGATGAGCCAAGGTCATATTGAGCAAGTTGGCACACCGAGCGATATTTGGCAGCGCCCAGAAACCCGTTTTGTGCTTGAATTCATGGGGGAAGTGAACCAAATTTCTGCCCACATCAAAGGTTCAACATTAAATATAGATGGCTATGAATTCCCCCTTAACCATACCAGTGTTCAACAAGGTGAAGTCGACGTATTTTTACGTCCCTGGGATATCTCATTACAAGCTGAAGTGGATGAACAGCACCGTTTACCTGTTAGAATTACGGAATCGGGGCCAAGAGGGCATTTTTGGCAATTAACCGTTCAACCATTAGGTTGGGGGAAAGAGCCTTTGTCAGTGATTTGGCAGTCCGAAAAAACGATACCAACGCGAGGTGAACGTTACTTTTTAGGTAGCCAGCAGGCAAAGATCTATCAAGGAGATCAGGCGTTAATTTTCCCACAACTTGCTGAAAGTGCATGAATATAAAACTCAATAACTTATAACACTAATAAATATATTATTGGTGTTATCTTTTCTATTACTTTCTAGGTATATGACCGATGATTAGACTTTATATTAAAAATATTTAGTCTATTTCCCCTTATGATCAAATCCACCATAACCAATTGATATAAAAGATTTATTTATCATATTTTTATATGAAATATAACTGGTAATTCTATAAACTTATTGTAATATAATATATCAATTAGCTATATCAGAAATAGTAATTAAGATAATCTATTTTTCTAATATTAATGTGAAGAGATTTCAATTTTCACATATCAATATTGGGGTAATATCTTATCTCTATTCTTTCTTATTTATATATAAAAATTATAAGGATGGTAAAGTGTCGGCTCTGGAACAATTTATCGGTAATACCCCATTAGTAAAGCTTCAGCGTTTAACACAAGGGATTGAAGCTGAAATTTGGGTGAAACTTGAAGGTAATAACCCCGCAGGTTCAGTGAAAGATCGCGCGGCATTTTCAATGATTAATGAAGCGCAATTACGGGGTGAAATTAAGCCAGGTGATACGCTAATTGAAGCAACTAGTGGAAATACAGGTATCGCGCTTGCGATGATAGCCGCAGTAAAAGGCTACAAACTGAAATTACTCATGCCAGATAACATGAGCAAAGAGCGGCAAGCTTCAATGCAAGCCTATGGTGCAGAACTCATTTTAGTGAGTACGGCTGTTGGTATGGAAGGTGCCCGCGATTTGGCTAAGGAAATGGAACAAAGAGGTGAGGGGAAAGTTTTAGACCAATTTAACAACCCTGATAACCCATTAGCTCATTTTAAAACAACAGGCCCTGAAATATGGCAGCAAACCAATGGTCGCATTACCCATTTTGTATCGAGTATGGGAACCACCGGGACCATTACCGGGGTAAGCCGCTATTTAAAATCCCAGTCAGATGATGTCCATATTGTTGGGTTACAACCTGCGGAAAAAAGCCAAATTCCGGGTATTAGGCGTTGGTCACCAGGTTACTTACCCGGTATTTTTGATGGCTCATTAGTTGATAGTGTACTGGATATAAACCAGCAAGAAGCTGAAGAGACTATGAGAGCTTTAGCTAAAGTTGAAGGCATCTTTTGTGGAGTGAGCTCGGGTGGAGCGGTTGCCGGTGCGTTAAAAGTGGCGAAAGCTAACCCTGGAGCGGTCATTGTGGCAGTAATTTGTGACCGAGGAGACCGTTATTTATCAACAGGTGTATTTAATGAGTGAGATAATTTAATGGCAAGTCTGTGCTCAATAAAAAATCCCCACAAATGAAAAACCATCAGGCAAGGCCTGATGGTTTTAACTAAATATTGGCAGTTAAGTTATTTCTTAATACGCATGATGACAGTTTCACCGACTGTCACTGAGCCTGTCAGTTTGTTTAGTTCTTTGATTTCGTCCATATTAGAAATGACAACTGGCGTTAGAACAGATTTTGCTTTCTCTTCTAACAGCGCTAAATCAAACTCGATGATTAAGTCGCCTTTCTTCACAGTTTGGCCTTCTTCAGCGATGCGTTTAAAGCCTTCACCTTTAAGTTCAACGGTATCAATACCGAAGTGAACAAATAGTTCTATACCATCATCTGATTCAATAGAAAACGCATGGTTAGTTTCAAATATTTTACCAATTGTACCGTCTACAGGGGCAACGATTTTGTTACCCGCGGGTTTAATCGCAATACCATCACCAACAATTTTTTCTGCGAACACAACGTCTGGAACATCTTCAATATTGACAATCTCACCCGATAAAGGTGCGATAATTTCAATACTGCCACTGCTACTTTTGTCTTCCGAAACGAGTGATTTCAGTTTGTCAAACAGACCCATGGACCTTCTCCTAATCGTTTTATATGGGACCGAACTAATGTGCTGTTCTTAGCATAACGTTTTTTCTTGGATAAAGGTATCTACAAGTTTCATCAATTCATCCGCTGTGGGTTGAGCAAGTGCTTGTTCAGCCAAAGCTTGGGTATCAGTAAAGCTCGCATTGCGAATTAACTTTTTGATACGCGGAATTGAAATCGCGCTCATACTAAATTCATCCAGCCCCATGCCAAGTAGCAATAAGGTTGCACGCTCATCTCCAGCTAACTCCCCACACATCCCAGTCCATTTACCTTCAGCGTGTGATGCATCGATCACTTGCTTAATTAAGTTTAGGACAGCAGGTGACATCGGGTTGTAAAGATGAGAAATCAGTTCATTACCACGGTCGACCGCTAAAGTGTATTGAGTGAGATCGTTCGTCCCAATACTAAAGAAATCAACTTCTTTTGCCAAGTGGCGAGCAATAACAGCTGCGGCTGGTGTTTCAACCATCACACCGACTTCAATTGACTCGTCAAAAGCTTTACCTTCTTCACGTAACTGAGCTTTAAGCAT includes these proteins:
- a CDS encoding RpoE-regulated lipoprotein, which codes for MSQHAKLNRNNGLSPLLKASLLCGTVLLSGCAGVKFFSPSTWFSGPLVVSSSGLGQVTSFTPMQADIIKKQLDDRYTLRSGMQMENGDVVTIFQGMDDNEVKLEIVGPEHGYVSRIIVSDPDIATEWGPTVGTEFSEIYQKAFGICGLGERVNDVPTIECNSPQSSKVVYRFTGKWQGPEDLMPSDDDLKTWKISQIIWHK
- a CDS encoding type II toxin-antitoxin system HicB family antitoxin, with the protein product MLYTAFIEIDNDGSASGWFPDIEGCTFAGSNIEEAYAEAKSAIDAHFELLSEKGFEIPLSKSQQTLLNPIQPEYAHGIWLFVDVDMDKYDGRTERINITLPHRLLHRIDALVKVNPEYGSRSGFIAAAARKELKKTD
- a CDS encoding type II toxin-antitoxin system HicA family toxin; this translates as MQSSELINILQKNGWKLERIKGSHHQFSHPHFSIVITVPHPQKDLKIGTLNHILKAAKLKH
- the cysT gene encoding sulfate/thiosulfate ABC transporter permease CysT; this translates as MNRSGKRFLPGFGLTLGSSLFYTCLILLLPMSALVIQLSEMTWQQYWAVISYPQVVAAYKVTLLSALVASLFNAVFGMLLAWILTRYRFPGRLFLDGLVDLPFALPTAVAGLTLATLFATSGWYGQYLHQFDIKVVNTWLGIAVAMAFTSIPFVVRTVQPVLEELGPEYEEAAQTLGASRWQTFRRVILPELSPALLAGTVLSFTRSLGEFGAIIFIAGNIAWQTEVVSLMIFSQLQQFDYPAASAVASVILAVSLLLLFSVNLVQSRFGKRLGGK
- a CDS encoding Dyp-type peroxidase, which gives rise to MSHSQSGILKEHSRFGIFIEAQVQEGSLDEVKSGCKSFVEALTKLQAQYPDDRLGAVIAFGSDIWKQLGKANTAPELKPFRTLGKGLAPATQRDMFIHIQSLRHDINFSLAQAALKAFGKSISVVEEIHGFRWVDDRDLSGFIDGTENPQGEEISEVTLIEDGEDKGGSYVLVQRYEHDLRKWDRFSEHEQEKMIGRTKKDSVELDEDARNVTSHVSRVVIEEEGEELSVMRHSLPYGTASGKHGLFFIAYCARLHNIEQQLLSMFGEKDGKYDDLLRMTKAVSGSYYYAPSIETLTSL
- the cysA gene encoding sulfate/thiosulfate ABC transporter ATP-binding protein CysA gives rise to the protein MSIEIEKIGKLFGKTQVLSDISLDIASGEMVALLGPSGSGKTTLLRIIAGLEQQSQGLLRFHGHDVSKIHAKDRRVGFVFQHYALFRHMTVFDNVAFGLTVLPRKQRPSAQAIKDKVTKLLEMVQLAHLASRYPAQLSGGQKQRVALARALAVDPQILLLDEPFGALDAQVRIELRRWLRQLHDELKFTSVFVTHDQEEAMEVADRVVVMSQGHIEQVGTPSDIWQRPETRFVLEFMGEVNQISAHIKGSTLNIDGYEFPLNHTSVQQGEVDVFLRPWDISLQAEVDEQHRLPVRITESGPRGHFWQLTVQPLGWGKEPLSVIWQSEKTIPTRGERYFLGSQQAKIYQGDQALIFPQLAESA
- the cysW gene encoding sulfate/thiosulfate ABC transporter permease CysW — protein: MAQITPIHTTSRTQINWGKWLLIAIGLLFSFLLLVIPIVWIFITAFQKGLDAVLLNLADPDMLHAIGLTVLIALITVPVNLVFGTMMAWLVTRFQFPGRQLLLTLVDIPFAVSPVVAGLLYLLFYGSNSWFGGWLEGFDIQLMFSWPGMALVTIFVTCPFVVRELVPLMLSQGSQEDEAAVLLGASGWKMFWRVTLPNIRWALLYGVVLTNARAIGEFGAVSVVSGAIRGETYTLPLQVELLHQDYNTVGAFTAAGILALLAIITLILKSALQWHLSRQQSESGVH
- a CDS encoding sulfate ABC transporter substrate-binding protein: MKKSFLKKTALASLATVSLLGSSPLVAAELLNSSYDIARELFVALNPSFEKQWNEAHPDDKLTIKQSHAGSSKQALAILQGLKADVVTYNQVTDVQILHDKGNLIPADWQARLPNNSSPYYSTMAFLVRKGNPKGIKTWDDLVREDVKLIFPNPKTSGNGRYTYLAAWGAFNQENKDDKAKTREQMKQFLKNVEVFDTGGRGATTSFIERGLGDVLISFESEVNNIRSQYGESDYEVIVPPVDILAEFPVAWVDKNVQKNGTEDVAKAYLNYLYSPQAQEIITQYNYRVNDKAVMSANKDKFPETQLFTVESQFESWPKVMDVHFATGGEFDQLMAEGRR
- the cysM gene encoding cysteine synthase CysM; the encoded protein is MSALEQFIGNTPLVKLQRLTQGIEAEIWVKLEGNNPAGSVKDRAAFSMINEAQLRGEIKPGDTLIEATSGNTGIALAMIAAVKGYKLKLLMPDNMSKERQASMQAYGAELILVSTAVGMEGARDLAKEMEQRGEGKVLDQFNNPDNPLAHFKTTGPEIWQQTNGRITHFVSSMGTTGTITGVSRYLKSQSDDVHIVGLQPAEKSQIPGIRRWSPGYLPGIFDGSLVDSVLDINQQEAEETMRALAKVEGIFCGVSSGGAVAGALKVAKANPGAVIVAVICDRGDRYLSTGVFNE
- the crr gene encoding PTS glucose transporter subunit IIA, which encodes MGLFDKLKSLVSEDKSSSGSIEIIAPLSGEIVNIEDVPDVVFAEKIVGDGIAIKPAGNKIVAPVDGTIGKIFETNHAFSIESDDGIELFVHFGIDTVELKGEGFKRIAEEGQTVKKGDLIIEFDLALLEEKAKSVLTPVVISNMDEIKELNKLTGSVTVGETVIMRIKK
- a CDS encoding GNAT family acetyltransferase, with protein sequence MEIRVFRQSDYEDVLTLWERCSLNEFSGDPELDIERKLQCGADLFLVAEVAGEVVGTIMGGYDGIRGTAVYLAVHPEYRGRGIANALVSRLEKKLIARGCGRIELLVSEESDAAICMFEKMLYEEEQPERLIYSKKLTHETDF